A stretch of Vespa velutina chromosome 8, iVesVel2.1, whole genome shotgun sequence DNA encodes these proteins:
- the LOC124951096 gene encoding zinc transporter ZIP1 isoform X2, translating to MLPEVRESLPKYGELAISCGFLLLYFVDECVHYFWGSNIDYSPNSYNHDHGNRNRNFQVRGEYRRPHSQHFGYNVASQNVRSVYPNETKMGYQSNLRENNEYTNRKSSYGSMQYVSNARASYSNEELTFLCHGSHTEPCSDAKVGSVGLLLALTIHSILEGLAIGLQKKPAEILLFLVAVASHKFIVGFCMGLELVGTGNSTCKLALASFVFAISSVIGIGIGMFTSEGNASWSQALLPILQGLAGGTLLYVTVSEVLPRERARWHKSSRRSAGIFQFFSTTTGFLLIFLMNTYIST from the exons ATGTTACCAGAAGTAAGAGAGTCCCTACCGAAATACGGAGAACTCGCCATTTCTTGTggatttcttttactttatttcgtTGACGAGTGTGTTCATTATTTTTGGGGTAGCAATATCGATTATTCTCCAAACTCGTATAATCATGACCACGGAAACAGAAATAGAAACTTTCAAGTTCGTGG AGAATATCGACGCCCCCATTCTCAACACTTTGGTTACAACGTAGCAAGCCAAAACGTGAGAAGCGTTTACCCGAATGAAACTAAAATGGGATATCAATCGAATTTGCGCGAGAATAATGAATACACCAATCGGAAATCAAGTTATGGATCGATGCAATACGTATCAAACGCACGTGCCTCTTATTCCAACGAGGAGTTGACATTTTTATGTCACGGCTCTCACACGGAACCTTGCTCGGATGCCAAAGTGGGCTCTGTAGGCCTTTTACTGGCACTCACCATTCATTCGATCTTGGAGGGATTGGCTATTGGCTTACAAAAAAAACCGGCTGAG atTCTGCTTTTCTTAGTAGCCGTGGCATCTCATAAATTTATCGTTGGATTCTGTATGGGTTTAGAATTAGTAGGTACGGGTAATTCAACGTGCAAACTCGCCCTAGCGAGTTTTGTATTCGCCATTAGTTCTGTCATAGGTATAGGAATTGGTATGTTTACGTCAGAG GGAAATGCATCATGGTCTCAAGCATTGCTACCGATTTTGCAAGGATTAGCAGGAGGGACGTTACTTTACGTTACGGTCAGTGAAGTTTTGCCACGTGAAAGAGCGAGATGGCACAAAAGTTCACGCCGTTCCGCCggtatttttcaatttttttcgacTACGACCGGATTTTTGCTAATCTTTCTTATGAATACCTATATTAGCACTTGA
- the LOC124951096 gene encoding zinc transporter ZIP3 isoform X1, with amino-acid sequence MYVTATQVKIASILTIGIGSFVVSIAPACFVSHVRDFQHKLILSCVLCFGGGVLLATSILHMLPEVRESLPKYGELAISCGFLLLYFVDECVHYFWGSNIDYSPNSYNHDHGNRNRNFQVRGEYRRPHSQHFGYNVASQNVRSVYPNETKMGYQSNLRENNEYTNRKSSYGSMQYVSNARASYSNEELTFLCHGSHTEPCSDAKVGSVGLLLALTIHSILEGLAIGLQKKPAEILLFLVAVASHKFIVGFCMGLELVGTGNSTCKLALASFVFAISSVIGIGIGMFTSEGNASWSQALLPILQGLAGGTLLYVTVSEVLPRERARWHKSSRRSAGIFQFFSTTTGFLLIFLMNTYIST; translated from the exons atgtacgtGACCGCGACACAAGTGAAAATTGCGTCGATACTCACGATCGGCATTGGGAGTTTTGTCGTGAGTATTGCGCCAGCGTGTTTCGTTTCACATGTACGAGATTTTCAACATAAGTTAATTCTCTCTTGTGTACTTTGTTTCGGCGGAGGAGTCTTATTAGCAACCTCGATACTTCACATGTTACCAGAAGTAAGAGAGTCCCTACCGAAATACGGAGAACTCGCCATTTCTTGTggatttcttttactttatttcgtTGACGAGTGTGTTCATTATTTTTGGGGTAGCAATATCGATTATTCTCCAAACTCGTATAATCATGACCACGGAAACAGAAATAGAAACTTTCAAGTTCGTGG AGAATATCGACGCCCCCATTCTCAACACTTTGGTTACAACGTAGCAAGCCAAAACGTGAGAAGCGTTTACCCGAATGAAACTAAAATGGGATATCAATCGAATTTGCGCGAGAATAATGAATACACCAATCGGAAATCAAGTTATGGATCGATGCAATACGTATCAAACGCACGTGCCTCTTATTCCAACGAGGAGTTGACATTTTTATGTCACGGCTCTCACACGGAACCTTGCTCGGATGCCAAAGTGGGCTCTGTAGGCCTTTTACTGGCACTCACCATTCATTCGATCTTGGAGGGATTGGCTATTGGCTTACAAAAAAAACCGGCTGAG atTCTGCTTTTCTTAGTAGCCGTGGCATCTCATAAATTTATCGTTGGATTCTGTATGGGTTTAGAATTAGTAGGTACGGGTAATTCAACGTGCAAACTCGCCCTAGCGAGTTTTGTATTCGCCATTAGTTCTGTCATAGGTATAGGAATTGGTATGTTTACGTCAGAG GGAAATGCATCATGGTCTCAAGCATTGCTACCGATTTTGCAAGGATTAGCAGGAGGGACGTTACTTTACGTTACGGTCAGTGAAGTTTTGCCACGTGAAAGAGCGAGATGGCACAAAAGTTCACGCCGTTCCGCCggtatttttcaatttttttcgacTACGACCGGATTTTTGCTAATCTTTCTTATGAATACCTATATTAGCACTTGA